In Ovis canadensis isolate MfBH-ARS-UI-01 breed Bighorn chromosome 3, ARS-UI_OviCan_v2, whole genome shotgun sequence, one DNA window encodes the following:
- the LOC138437345 gene encoding tubulin alpha-1B chain, translating to MRECISIHVGQAGVQIGNACWELYCLEHGIQPDGQMPSDKTIGGGDDSFNTFFSETGAGKHVPRAVFVDLEPTVIDEVRTGTYRQLFHPEQLITGKEDAANNYARGHYTIGKEIIDLVLDRIRKLADQCTGLQGFLVFHSFGGGTGSGFTSLLMERLSVDYGKKSKLEFSIYPAPQVSTAVVEPYNSILTTHTTLEHSDCAFMVDNEAIYDICRRNLDIERPTYTNLNRLISQIVSSITASLRFDGALNVDLTEFQTNLVPYPRIHFPLATYAPVISAEKAYHEQLSVAEITNACFEPANQMVKCDPRHGKYMACCLLYRGDVVPKDVNAAIATIKTKRSIQFVDWCPTGFKVGINYQPPTVVPGGDLAKVQRAVCMLSNTTAIAEAWARLDHKFDLMYAKRAFVHWYVGEGMEEGEFSEAREDMAALEKDYEEVGVDSVEGEGEEEGEEY from the exons ATG CGTGAGTGCATCTCTATCCACGTTGGCCAGGCTGGTGTCCAGATCGGCAATGCCTGCTGGGAGCTCTACTGCCTGGAACACGGCATTCAGCCCGATGGCCAGATGCCAAGTGACAAGACGATTGGGGGAGGAGACGACTCCTTCAATACCTTCTTCAGTGAGACAGGCGCTGGCAAGCATGTGCCCAGGGCAGTGTTTGTAGACCTGGAACCCACAGTCATTG ATGAGGTTCGCACTGGCACCTACCGCCAGCTCTTCCACCCTGAACAGCTCATCACAGGCAAAGAAGATGCTGCCAACAACTATGCTCGAGGTCACTACACCATTGGCAAGGAGATCATTGACCTCGTCTTGGACCGAATTCGGAAACTG GCTGACCAGTGCACGGGTCTTCAGGGCTTCTTGGTTTTCCACAGCTTTGGTGGGGGAACTGGTTCTGGGTTCACCTCCCTGCTGATGGAACGCCTCTCTGTCGACTATGGCAAGAAGTCCAAGCTGGAGTTCTCCATTTACCCAGCCCCCCAGGTTTCCACAGCTGTCGTTGAGCCCTACAACTCCATCCTCACCACCCACACCACCCTGGAGCACTCTGATTGTGCCTTCATGGTAGATAATGAGGCCATCTATGACATCTGTCGTAGAAACCTCGACATTGAGCGCCCAACCTACACAAATCTTAACCGCCTTATTAGCCAGATAGTGTCCTCCATCACTGCTTCCCTGAGGTTTGATGGCGCCCTGAATGTGGATCTGACAGAGTTCCAGACCAACCTGGTGCCCTATCCCCGCATCCACTTCCCTCTGGCCACATATGCCCCTGTTATCTCTGCTGAGAAAGCCTACCATGAACAGCTTTCTGTAGCAGAGATCACCAATGCTTGCTTTGAGCCAGCCAACCAGATGGTGAAATGTGACCCTCGCCATGGTAAATACATGGCCTGCTGCCTGTTGTACCGTGGTGACGTGGTTCCCAAAGATGTCAATGCTGCCATTGCCACCATCAAGACCAAGCGCAGCATCCAGTTTGTGGACTGGTGCCCCACTGGCTTCAAGGTTGGCATTAACTACCAGCCTCCCACTGTGGTACCTGGTGGAGACCTGGCCAAAGTACAGCGAGCTGTGTGCATGCTGAGCAACACCACAGCCATCGCTGAGGCCTGGGCTCGCCTGGACCACAAGTTTGACCTGATGTATGCCAAGCGTGCCTTTGTTCACTGGTACGTGGGTGAGGGCATGGAGGAAGGCGAGTTTTCTGAGGCCCGTGAGGACATGGCTGCCCTTGAGAAGGATTATGAGGAGGTTGGTGTGGATTCtgtggaaggagagggagaggaagaaggagaggaatACTAA